The Ahaetulla prasina isolate Xishuangbanna chromosome 3, ASM2864084v1, whole genome shotgun sequence genome window below encodes:
- the MRGBP gene encoding MRG/MORF4L-binding protein: MSCGMGGKKHFRDSGEKMLRAAPQPLTVQPRAVARGRWATARASAAAMGEAESSAGAAEVKPPCSGLGPGPAPAAMEPGSQASSEDAAAAAAAIASAAMAATSAAPPPPPPPPLLPVPVVWSPEVEVCLFHAMLGHKPVGVNRHFHMICIRDKFSQNIGRQISSKVIWDHLSTMYDMQALHESEILPFPNSEKNFILPEEIIQEVKEGKVMIEDDVKEEIKEEMEAHSAAEEVYASLGNLTKTIEKPSSKEKERSSSESGSKEGGDKRKRNRVTEKVLNANSNPSSPSAAKRRRT, from the exons atgTCTTGTgggatgggggggaaaaagcacTTCAGGGACAGCGGAGAGAAGATGCTAAGAGCGGCTCCTCAGCCATTGACGGTGCAGCCCCGCGCGGTCGCCAGGGGGCGCTGGGCCACCGCacgggcctcggcggcggccatgGGCGAAGCGGAGAGCTCGGCCGGGGCGGCGGAGGTGAAACCCCCTTGCTCTGGCCTGGGCCCTGGGCCTGCTCCGGCCGCGATGGAGCCCGGCTCTCAAGCATCGTCAGAGGACGCGGCGGCTGCGGCGGCCGCTATCGCTTCGGCCGCGATGGCAGCCACGTCGGCGGCTCcgccgccccctccgcccccgccGCTGCTGCCCGTGCCGGTGGTGTGGAGCCCCGAAGTGGAAGTGTGCCTCTTCCACGCCATGCTGGGCCACAAGCCCGTCG GTGTGAATCGCCATTTTCATATGATCTGTATCCGAGATAAATTTAGTCAGAATATTGGGAGGCAAATTTCTTCCAAAGTTATCTGGGATCACTTGAGCACGATGTATGACATGCAGGCACTG cacGAGTCGGAGATTCTTCCTTTCCCTAACTCAGAAAAAAACTTCATCCTCCCTGAAGAAATTATTCAAGAAGTAAAAGAAG GTAAAGTGATGATTGAAGACGATGTGAaggaagaaataaaggaagagaTGGAAGCGCACTCAGCTGCCGAAGAAG TATACGCTTCTCTTGGGAACCTGACAAAGACCATCGAAAAACCCAGCagcaaagagaaggaaagaagctcCTCGGAGTCTGGATCCAAAGAAGGAGGAGATAAGAGAAAGCGGAACAGAGTCACAGAGAAGGTCTTAAATGCAAACAGCAACCCCTCCAGTCCCAGCGCAGCCAAAAGGCGCAGGACATAA